In the Hordeum vulgare subsp. vulgare chromosome 7H, MorexV3_pseudomolecules_assembly, whole genome shotgun sequence genome, one interval contains:
- the LOC123410568 gene encoding uncharacterized protein LOC123410568, producing the protein MANKTECAESHTEPDPGSHRRVDPTTGMTLQLRRSAAVSGNEPEPEPGREQDVVAHVYDVACSGPDGNGGGGATVLHINRIFKDAIGLGGIFHTAIQVYGDEEWSFGYCENGSGVFSCPPGKNPMYTFRESIVLGKTSCSLLMVNRIARDLSREWPGASYELLSRNCNHFCNEFCDKLGVPKLPGWVNRFANAGDAALEAAETTAVKLKQAKKEIFTACKAASTYLTGAPSGTPSDVEDTGGSTSNSLFEGTWIRSIIGISMKPSKSLMNDASSSSDDETSDDESESDGKQPGRDQNEDEKDARQEDQSTRSENEPPNHHP; encoded by the exons atgGCCAACAAAACAGAATGTGCAGAGAGCCACACGGAGCCGGACCCGGGCAGTCACCGGCGGGTGGACCCCACCACCGGCATGACGTTGCAGCTGCGGCGATCCGCGGCCGTCTCCGGCAATgagccggagccggagccgggGCGGGAGCAGGACGTGGTGGCGCACGTCTACGACGTCGCCTGCAGCGGCCCCGACggcaacggcggcggcggcgccaccGTCCTCCACATCAACCGCATCTTCAAGGACGCCATCGGCCTCGGCGGCATCTTCCACACCGCCATCCAG GTTTACGGAGACGAGGAATGGTCATTCGGCTACTGCGAGAACGGCAGCGGGGTGTTCAGCTGCCCCCCGGGCAAGAACCCCATGTACACATTCCGCGAGTCCATTGTGCTGGGGAAGACGAGCTGCTCTCTCCTCATGGTAAATCGGATAGCGCGGGATCTCAGCAGGGAATGGCCTGGGGCCTCGTACGAGCTCCTCTCGAGGAACTGCAACCACTTCTGCAACGAGTTTTGCGACAAGCTCGGCGTGCCAAAACTTCCAG GTTGGGTCAATCGCTTTGCTAATGCTGGAGACGCAGCTCTGGAGGCTGCTGAAACTACAGCAGTAAAG CTCAAACAAGCAAAAAAGGAGATTTTTACTGCATGCAAAGCTGCATCCACGTATTTGACTGGTGCGCCGTCAGGCACACCATCAGATGTGGAGGATACAGGTGGCTCAACAAGCAATTCTCTTTTTGaggggacatggattagaagcatTATTGGCATCAGTATGAAGCCATCGAAGAGCCTTATGAATGATGCATCGTCAAGTTCAGACGATGAAACATCTGATGATGAGAGCGAATCAGATGGTAAACAGCCTGGTAGGGATCAAAACGAGGACGAAAAGGATGCAAGACAAGAAGATCAAAGCACGAGAAGCGAGAACGAACCACCCAATCATCATCCATGA
- the LOC123413603 gene encoding uncharacterized protein LOC123413603, whose product MDRAGGNQAGQVSKKGKKKHAKDESDRQKQAEKKRRRLEKALANSAAIISELEKKRQQKQEEQRRLDDEGAAIAEAVALHVLIGEDCDEPRQLMWNGHRGRGHRDDFVDHERAPGAQRAGGDAYPCGSRSPLARASRSHMPQWRLTDCGMSGPFSFSSWERMGDFEGLYCEGTPCQTDQDTYCHGGLVAATQAVSPFGYVSEDPFPAHGTEGASSINIMLGGTCSNSLNIYRRQF is encoded by the coding sequence ATGGATAGAGCTGGAGGCAACCAAGCAGGCCAAGTGtcgaagaaagggaagaagaagcACGCAAAAGACGAGTCGGACCGGCAGAAGCAGGCTGAGAAGAAGAGGCGCCGGCTGGAGAAAGCACTCGCAAACTCCGCAGCGATCATCTCGGAGCTGGAGAAGAAGCGGCAGCAGAAACAGGAGGAGCAGAGGAGGCTGGACGACGAAGGGGCCGCAATAGCCGAGGcggtcgctcttcatgtcctcatAGGCGAAGACTGCGATGAACCCCGTCAGCTGATGTGGAACGGCCATAGAGGCCGCGGCCATCGGGACGATTTCGTGGATCACGAACGGGCTCCAGGCGCGCAGCGAGCAGGAGGAGATGCCTATCCATGTGGAAGCCGGTCACCGCTGGCACGGGCCTCTCGTTCCCACATGCCCCAGTGGAGGCTCACCGACTGCGGCATGTCTGGGCCGTTCTCGTTCTCGTCATGGGAGCGGATGGGCGATTTTGAGGGGCTATACTGCGAAGGGACACCCTGCCAGACAGACCAAGATACTTACTGCCACGGCGGCCTCGTAGCAGCAACCCAGGCCGTCTCGCCATTCGGATACGTGTCGGAGGATCCATTCCCTGCCCATGGAACAGAGGGGGCTTCCTCCATCAACATCATGCTGGGCGGCACCTGCAGCAACAGCCTGAACATCTACAGAAGACAATTCTAG
- the LOC123413604 gene encoding probable polygalacturonase, which yields MASAQILCFAVLLLLATTAVSARRHAPPQAGPAGQSTYMAPNCREHTASLTDFGGVGDGNTSNTAAFRKAVEHLSQYSGEGGGGGMLYVPAGRWLTAPFNLTSHFTLFLHADAVILGTQDVAQWPVIDPLPSYGRGRDHAGGRYASLVSGSNLTDVVITGNNGTIDGQGATWWSKYKSGKLKYTRGYLIELMHTDGVFISNVTLLNSPAWNIHPVYSRNIVVSGVTILAPVKSPNTDGINPDSCSQVRIEDCYVVSGDDCVAVKSGWDEYGIAVGMPSEHISVRRLTCVSPTSAVIALGSEMSGGIRDVRAEDITAIGTESAVRIKTAVGRGAYVRDVYARRMRLDGMKRVFWMTGDYKSHPDDGYDKAAVPVVENISYQDVVATGVWKEAARMQGIQGAPFKGICMANVTMEMTKERKVSWNCADVEGVSAGVTPAPCTPLQGTHGGACPFPTDTLAVDQITVQQCSYSVSSTPASSASSAASGTAN from the exons ATGGCGTCGGCGCag ATCCTCTGCTtcgccgtcctcctcctcctggccacGACGGCCGTGTCCGCGCGCCGCCACGCGCCGCCGCAGGCGGGCCCGGCGGGGCAGAGCACGTACATGGCGCCCAACTGCCGGGAGCACACGGCGTCGCTGACGGACTTCGGCGGGGTGGGCGACGGCAACACGTCCAACACGGCGGCGTTCCGCAAGGCGGTGGagcacctgtcgcagtactcgggcgagggcggcggcggcggcatgcTCTACGTCCCCGCCGGCCGGTGGCTCACCGCGCCCTTCAACCTCACCAGCCACTTCACGCTCTTCCTCCACGCCGACGCCGTCATCCTCGGGACGCAGGACGTGGCCCAGTGGCCGGTCATCGACCCGCTGCCCTCCTACGGCCGCGGCCGGGACCACGCCGGCGGCCGGTACGCGAGCCTCGTCTCCGGGAGCAACCTCACGGACGTCGTCATCACGGGGAACAACGGCACCATCGACGGGCAGGGCGCCACGTGGTGGTCCAAGTACAAGTCCGGCAAGCTCAAGTACACCCGCGGGTACCTCATCGAGCTGATGCACACCGACGGCGTCTTCATCTCCAACGTCACGCTGCTCAACTCGCCGGCGTGGAACATCCACCCGGTGTACAGCCGCAACATCGTGGTGAGCGGGGTGACCATCCTGGCGCCCGTCAAGTCGCCCAACACGGACGGCATCAACCCGGACTCGTGCTCCCAGGTGCGCATCGAGGACTGCTACGTCGTCTCCGGCGACGACTGCGTGGCCGTCAAGAGCGGCTGGGACGAGTACggcatcgccgtcggcatgcccaGCGAGCACATCTCGGTGCGCCGCCTCACCTGCGTGTCCCCGACCAGCGCGGTGATCGCGCTCGGCAGCGAGATGTCGGGCGGCATACGGGACGTGCGCGCCGAGGACATCACCGCCATCGGGACCGAGTCGGCGGTGCGGATCAAGACGGCCGTCGGCCGCGGCGCGTACGTGCGCGACGTCTACGCGCGCCGGATGAGGCTCGACGGCATGAAGCGCGTCTTCTGGATGACCGGCGACTACAAGTCCCACCCCGACGACGGCTACGACAAGGCCGCCGTGCCCGTCGTGGAGAACATCAGCTACCAGGACGTGGTGGCCACCGGCGTGTggaaggaggcggcgaggatgcaGGGCATCCAGGGCGCGCCATTCAAGGGGATATGCATGGCCAACGTCACCATGGAGATGACCAAGGAGAGGAAGGTGTCGTGGAACTGCGCCGATGTCGAGGGCGTGTCGGCCGGCGTCACACCGGCGCCATGCACGCCTCTGCAGGGCACCCACGGCGGCGCCTGCCCATTCCCCACCGACACGCTCGCCGTCGACCAGATCACGGTGCAGCAGTGCTCCTACTCTGTCAGTAGTACTCCTGCATCCTCTGCTTCTTCAGCAGCATCAGGGACAGCCAACTAG
- the LOC123413605 gene encoding receptor kinase-like protein Xa21 — MQVCGCEVAVYICAFKPVGIQLAEHHPTLHFGPEKAAAFSSAVRPQTTATMASMRPRRLGKPTTLIFPTLLLLSLGAIKISSAPLPDNSTDVLWLEAFKHEIISDPSGWLSSWNSSSSHCLWPGVKCSPTHPGRVVALQLFGLNLAGQISSSIGNLTFLTTLNLSTNGFSGQLPPLDHLQKLQVLDLSMNQLHGSIPYAISNCSNLRKVDLAKNFLIGEIPPKVGLLPNLSVLRLSFNNLTGAIPPILANITSMEKLILSYNSLTGSIPHEFGKLTNMSRLSLGGNRLSGGFPQCLFNISKSLQILGLESNMLSNKLPSNIGDDLPNLQVLYLNHNMFEGQIPASLGNALGLERLELGTNYLTGEITSSLGKLSNLYYLNLQQNNLEAVDKQSWEFFNGLTNCTSLEVLSLAGNQLQGTIPNTIGNFSSSLTEIYLGGNKLSGMVRTSVGNLGSLYFLGLEYNNLTGTIEEWTGKLTKLQGLNLQVNSFIGSLPSSLGQLTQLTELNLGNNIFEGPIPPTLGNLQQLSLLNLNQNNLQANIPTQIGSLTTLVSLDLSSNKLTGKIPDTLSKCQNIQTMQMAQNLLVGTIPISFRMLQSLSMLNLSHNSLSGAIPVSLNELQLSELDLSYNHLEGEIPRNGVFENAASTYLGGNWGLCGGVASLHMPLCHAVSRRSEIEYYLIRALIPLFGFMSITMLAYITIFGKKRSQRRKLLFLSFGKKFPRVSYNDLSRATGNFSEANLIGRGSYGSVYRGKLTQSKIQVAIKVFDLSLKCADRSFVTECDVLRSIRHRSLLPILTACSTIDNNSEAFKALIYEFMPKGNLDTWLHHKISDRSPKCLSLAQRATVVVCVADALAYLHYDCERQIVHCDVKPTNILLDDDMNAYLGDFGIASLVGHSSSNTSVGLKGTIGYIAPEYAQSGQASVHGDVYSFGIVLLEVLIGLLTPMNHHFFYNFTTHKRWACLLLLLLGLAAYSSGPSLFLQFYYT; from the exons GTTGCTGTGTATATATGTGCTTTTAAACCTGTGGGTATTCAGCTAGCCGAGCACCATCCAACACTGCACTTCGGACCAGAAAAGGCGGCCGCGTTCTCTTCTGCGGTCCGGCCACAAACAACG GCAACAATGGCCTCAATGCGTCCAAGGCGACTCGGGAAACCCACCACGCTTATATTTCCGACATTATTGCTGCTTTCTTTGGGTGCTATCAAAATCAGCTCTGCACCGCTCCCTGACAACAGCACAGATGTGCTCTGGCTGGAGGCTTTCAAGCATGAGATCATTTCCGATCCCTCTGGATGGTTGAGCTCTTGGAACTCCAGCTCCAGCCACTGCCTGTGGCCGGGAGTCAAGTGCAGCCCAACACATCCAGGGCGCGTGGTGGCGCTTCAACTCTTTGGTCTGAACCTGGCTGGCCAGATAAGCTCCTCCATTGGGAACCTTACGTTCCTCACAACTTTGAACCTATCCACAAATGGTTTCTCTGGCCAGTTACCTCCTCTGGACCATCTGCAGAAACTCCAAGTCCTGGATCTGAGCATGAACCAGCTGCATGGGAGCATCCCATATGCAATTAGCAACTGCTCCAACTTAAGGAAAGTAGACCTCGCTAAAAACTTCCTAATAGGTGAAATTCCTCCaaaagtaggactcctccccaacctCTCAGTTTTGCGCCTTTCTTTCAACAACCTCACAGGAGCCATCCCGCCAATCCTCGCCAACATAACTAGCATGGAAAAACTTATCCTTTCCTACAATAGTCTAACTGGGAGTATTCCTCATGAGTTTGGGAAACTGACAAATATGTCGAGGTTGAGCCTGGGAGGAAATAGGTTGTCAGGTGGATTCCCACAGTGTCTCTTCAATATTTCTAAATCTCTTCAAATATTAGGCTTGGAGTCGAATATGCTAAGCAACAAACTACCATCTAACATAGGAGATGATCTACCAAATCTCCAAGTGCTTTATTTGAATCACAACATGTTTGAAGGTCAAATACCGGCTTCACTAGGAAATGCTTTAGGGCTGGAAAGGTTAGAATTAGGAACCAACTATTTAACTGGCGAAATTACCAGCTCTTTAGGGAAACTTTCAAACCTTTATTATTTAAACCTTCAGCAAAACAATCTTGAAGCTGTTGACAAACAGAGCTGGGAATTCTTCAATGGGTTAACAAACTGTACCAGTCTTGAAGTGTTGTCATTGGCTGGCAATCAGCTACAGGGAACTATACCCAATACGATAGGTAACTTCTCTAGTAGCCTCACTGAAATATATCTTGGTGGAAACAAGCTTTCAGGCATGGTTCGGACAAGTGTAGGGAACCTTGGGAGCTTATATTTTCTAGGACTTGAATATAACAATTTAACGGGTACGATTGAAGAATGGACCGGGAAGCTAACAAAGTTACAAGGTCTTAATCTCCAAGTGAACAGCTTCATTGGGTCGTTACCATCATCCCTTGGCCAGCTTACTCAGTTGACAGAACTCAATCTAGGAAACAATATATTTGAAGGCCCTATACCACCCACCTTAGGGAACTTGCAACAACTCTCGCTTTTGAACCTTAATCAGAACAACCTTCAGGCTAACATACCTACTCAGATTGGGAGCCTTACAACACTCGTTAGTCTAGATCTTTCATCAAACAAGCTTACCGGGAAAATTCCTGATACTCTGTCCAAATGTCAAAACATACAAACCATGCAAATGGCCCAAAACCTTCTTGTAGGGACCATTCCCATATCTTTCCGCATGCTACAGAGCCTGAGCATGCTAAACCTTTCCCATAACAGCTTGTCAGGAGCCATCCCGGTATCACTAAATGAGCTACAGCTCAGCGAGCTAGATCTTTCATACAATCATCTTGAAGGAGAAATACCAAGAAATGGAGTATTTGAAAATGCCGCATCTACTTATCTCGGTGGCAATTGGGGACTCTGTGGAGGAGTAGCGAGTCTCCACATGCCCTTGTGTCATGCTGTTTCCCGGAGATCAGAAATAGAGTACTATTTGATTAGAGCTTTGATTCCATTATTTGGCTTCATGTCAATCACAATGCTAGCTTATATTACAATTTTCGGGAAGAAAAGATCACAAAGGAGAAAattgctttttctctcttttggTAAGAAATTCCCAAGAGTTTCTTACAATGATCTAAGTCGAGCAACGGGGAACTTCTCAGAGGCAAACCTCATCGGAAGAGGAAGCTATGGTTCAGTGTACAGAGGAAAGTTAACTCAGTCAAAGATACAAGTAGCTATCAAGGTTTTTGACCTCAGTTTGAAATGTGCAGATAGAAGTTTTGTAACTGAATGTGATGTTTTGAGAAGCATCCGACATCGAAGCCTTCTACCAATCTTAACAGCATGTTCGACAATAGACAATAACAGTGAAGCTTTCAAAGCTCTAATCTATGAATTCATGCCTAAAGGGAATCTGGACACATGGTTGCATCACAAGATTTCGGATAGATCTCCGAAATGTTTGAGCTTAGCTCAAAGAGCAACTGTAGTTGTTTGCGTAGCTGACGCATTGGCTTATTTACACTACGACTGTGAAAGGCAAATTGTACATTGTGATGTGAAGCCAACAAATATCCTTCTTGACGATGATATGAATGCTTATCTTGGAGACTTCGGCATTGCAAGCCTAGTTGGACATTCAAGTTCAAATACCTCGGTCGGACTGAAGGGAACTATAGGGTATATTGCTCCTG AGTATGCCCAAAGTGGCCAAGCTTCAGTCCATGGCGACGTTTACAGCTTCGGAATAGTACTCCTAGAGGTGTTGATTGGCTTGCTTACTCCAATGAACCATCACTTTTTTTACAATTTTACTACACATAAAAGGTGGGCTTGCTTACTCTTActactcttgggcctcgcagccTACTCCAGCGGACCATCACTTTTTTTACAATTTTACTACACATAA